From a single Mesorhizobium shangrilense genomic region:
- a CDS encoding GNAT family N-acetyltransferase — protein sequence MNPASNDVLIRPGRIDDVETIHGAILKLGTHIGAPEEIISTPEDLKTYGFGEKPAFSTLIAEVGGEFAGLCLHFPIFSTWMGRPGVYVQDLYVEDRFRGRKIGERLLREVAAQCRKEGGVYLRLSVDTDNDGAKAFYERLGIAWSSYEQTQKIIGDAFFAFADAPESGEQE from the coding sequence ATCAATCCAGCATCCAATGACGTCCTGATCCGGCCCGGCCGGATCGACGACGTCGAAACGATCCACGGGGCGATCCTGAAACTCGGGACCCACATTGGCGCGCCCGAGGAAATCATCTCGACGCCAGAGGACCTCAAAACCTACGGCTTTGGCGAAAAGCCTGCCTTCTCGACTTTGATCGCCGAAGTTGGCGGCGAGTTCGCCGGCCTTTGCCTGCATTTCCCGATCTTCTCGACCTGGATGGGACGGCCCGGCGTTTACGTGCAGGACCTCTATGTCGAGGACCGTTTTCGCGGCCGCAAGATCGGCGAACGCCTTTTGCGAGAAGTCGCGGCACAATGTCGGAAAGAAGGCGGCGTTTATCTGAGGCTGTCCGTCGACACCGACAATGACGGTGCCAAGGCTTTTTATGAAAGGCTGGGCATCGCCTGGTCGAGCTACGAGCAGACGCAGAAGATCATTGGCGATGCCTTCTTTGCCTTCGCCGACGCGCCGGAAAGTGGGGAGCAGGAATGA
- a CDS encoding 3-keto-5-aminohexanoate cleavage protein, which yields MAPRKVIITCAITGSVHTPSMSPYLPVTPDQIAADAIAAAEAGASILHLHARDPGDGRPTADPDVYMQFLPRIKQATSAVINITTGGSSLMTLDQRLAAPLRAEPEMCSLNMGSMNFALFPMLDKPREWLHEWEPKLLEATRDTIFKNTFADMEGVLERLGKGCGTRFEFECYDVGHLYSLAHFRDRGLVSGPLFIQFVLGILGGIGADPDNLIHMKRIADKLFGDSYQFSVLAAGRQQMPLISIAAAMGGNVRVGLEDSLYDGRQLAKSNADQVRRIRGILDGLSLEVATPAEARDMLALKGGDRVAF from the coding sequence ATGGCGCCGCGAAAAGTCATCATCACCTGCGCCATCACCGGCTCGGTGCACACGCCGTCAATGTCGCCCTATCTGCCGGTGACGCCCGACCAGATCGCGGCGGACGCGATCGCGGCAGCGGAGGCAGGCGCTTCGATCCTGCATCTCCACGCCCGCGACCCCGGGGACGGCCGCCCGACCGCCGATCCGGACGTCTACATGCAGTTCCTGCCGCGCATCAAGCAGGCGACGTCAGCGGTGATCAACATCACCACCGGCGGCTCGTCGCTGATGACGCTGGACCAGCGGCTGGCGGCACCGCTGCGGGCCGAGCCCGAAATGTGCTCGCTCAACATGGGCTCGATGAATTTTGCTCTCTTCCCGATGCTCGACAAGCCGAGGGAATGGCTGCACGAATGGGAGCCAAAGCTGCTTGAAGCCACCCGCGACACCATCTTCAAGAACACCTTCGCCGACATGGAAGGCGTGCTTGAGAGGCTGGGCAAGGGTTGCGGCACGCGCTTCGAGTTTGAATGCTATGATGTCGGCCATCTCTATTCCCTGGCGCATTTTCGCGACCGTGGACTGGTGTCGGGACCGCTGTTCATCCAGTTCGTGTTGGGTATCTTGGGCGGCATCGGCGCCGACCCTGACAATCTCATCCATATGAAGCGCATCGCCGACAAGCTGTTCGGCGACAGCTACCAGTTCTCGGTGCTGGCCGCCGGCCGCCAACAGATGCCGCTGATCTCGATTGCCGCAGCAATGGGCGGCAATGTCCGCGTCGGGCTGGAGGACAGTCTCTATGACGGCCGCCAGTTGGCCAAATCCAACGCCGATCAGGTGCGCCGCATCCGTGGCATTCTCGATGGGCTGTCGCTGGAAGTTGCCACGCCAGCCGAAGCGCGCGACATGCTGGCGCTCAAGGGCGGCGACCGGGTGGCGTTTTGA
- a CDS encoding aminotransferase family protein: protein MSKTQIAAQATEARRESHLFYLSSLRRPLIDRADGIYMWTQDGRRFIDGSSGPMVANIGHSNRNVLDAMKRQMDRATFAYRLHFENEPAEELARELAGKLPEGMDRIFFVSGGSEATESCIKLARQWAVATGQASRWKVITRFPSYHGGTLGSLSITGDDALAETFTPMMRVMPTVPAPTAWRDRDNLSMEQRGIRYADMLEEKILAEGPESVVAFIMEPIGGAATAALVAPDSYYARIREICDRYGILLIHDEVMSGAGRTGKFLGGDHWNCKPDIVALSKGLGSGYAALGALAAPMRLVQPLLASGGFQHGHTYAGNPLACAAGLAVLGEMDRLDLIANAAAMGDVLMDGLKGLAKRFPFIADVRGKGLLTGAEMVADPETLRPIDQNKKATQRLLDLAYERGLIIYGRRVKGGVDGDNFMVAPPMIVTREQVGEIVSIIGDSLQALASELDLPVEG, encoded by the coding sequence ATGTCGAAGACCCAGATCGCCGCCCAAGCAACCGAGGCCCGGCGAGAATCGCATCTGTTCTATCTGTCCAGCCTGCGCCGGCCGCTGATCGACCGCGCCGACGGCATCTATATGTGGACGCAGGATGGCCGCCGCTTCATCGACGGATCAAGCGGACCGATGGTCGCCAATATCGGCCATTCCAACCGCAATGTACTTGACGCCATGAAGCGGCAGATGGACCGCGCCACCTTCGCCTATCGGCTGCACTTCGAGAATGAGCCGGCGGAAGAGCTGGCGCGCGAACTGGCCGGCAAGCTGCCGGAAGGCATGGACCGCATCTTCTTCGTCTCCGGTGGCTCCGAAGCGACGGAATCCTGCATCAAGCTGGCACGGCAATGGGCGGTCGCCACCGGCCAGGCCAGCCGCTGGAAGGTGATCACGCGCTTCCCGTCCTATCATGGTGGCACGCTGGGTTCGCTCTCGATCACCGGCGACGACGCGCTGGCCGAAACTTTTACGCCGATGATGCGGGTGATGCCGACCGTGCCGGCGCCAACCGCCTGGCGCGACCGCGACAATCTTTCGATGGAGCAGCGCGGCATCCGCTATGCCGACATGCTCGAGGAAAAAATCCTGGCCGAAGGGCCGGAGAGCGTGGTGGCCTTCATCATGGAGCCGATCGGCGGCGCGGCGACCGCCGCCCTGGTGGCGCCGGACAGCTATTATGCTCGTATCCGCGAAATCTGCGATCGCTACGGCATCCTGCTGATCCATGACGAAGTGATGAGCGGGGCCGGCCGTACCGGCAAATTCCTCGGCGGCGACCACTGGAACTGCAAGCCCGACATCGTCGCGCTGTCGAAGGGGCTGGGCTCGGGCTATGCGGCGCTTGGCGCGCTGGCAGCGCCCATGCGGCTGGTACAGCCGTTGCTCGCTTCCGGCGGCTTCCAGCATGGCCACACCTATGCCGGCAATCCGCTGGCCTGCGCCGCCGGCCTCGCCGTGCTCGGTGAAATGGACCGGCTCGACCTGATCGCCAATGCCGCGGCCATGGGCGACGTGCTGATGGACGGGTTGAAGGGGCTGGCAAAGCGCTTTCCGTTCATCGCCGATGTACGCGGCAAGGGCCTGCTGACCGGGGCCGAGATGGTTGCCGATCCCGAGACGCTCCGACCAATCGACCAGAACAAGAAAGCCACGCAGCGGCTGCTCGACCTCGCCTACGAGCGCGGGTTGATCATCTATGGCCGCAGGGTCAAGGGCGGCGTTGACGGCGACAATTTCATGGTCGCGCCGCCCATGATCGTCACCCGAGAGCAGGTCGGCGAGATCGTCTCCATCATCGGCGACTCGCTACAGGCGCTCGCCAGCGAACTCGACCTTCCGGTCGAAGGCTGA
- a CDS encoding histone deacetylase family protein — MKAFYAEEQKRHDPKAFLSSGAPLPNPEKPERVERLLAGAKSAGCTIERPRNHGLGPVSAVHTPEYLDFLEHIFTRWERIEGASAEVIPNIHPIARNGSYPASAVGQAGYHMADTACPISGETWQSALWSAWSAVEAAEAVMSGAPAAYALCRPPGHHAFADVAGGFCFINNSAVAAQVLRKTAARVAILDVDLHHGNGTQGIFYARADVLTVSLHADPVRFYPFFWGHADERGEGPGLGYNLNLPLPRKSADAAFLEALGTAFQRIRAFSPDALVVALGLDAFEGDPFGGLSVTTPGFSRIGEAIAKLGLPTVIVQEGGYLCDELGKNLTAFLTGFGGKAR; from the coding sequence ATGAAAGCCTTCTATGCCGAGGAACAGAAGCGCCACGATCCCAAGGCCTTTCTCTCCAGCGGTGCACCGCTGCCCAATCCGGAGAAGCCGGAGCGGGTCGAGAGATTGTTAGCCGGCGCAAAGTCCGCAGGCTGCACCATCGAGCGGCCGCGAAATCATGGGCTCGGGCCTGTCTCGGCCGTCCATACGCCGGAATATCTCGACTTCCTCGAGCACATTTTTACGCGCTGGGAGCGCATCGAAGGTGCATCGGCAGAGGTGATCCCGAACATCCACCCGATCGCGCGCAACGGTTCCTATCCTGCGTCGGCGGTCGGCCAGGCCGGCTACCACATGGCCGATACGGCGTGCCCGATCTCCGGCGAGACGTGGCAGAGCGCGTTATGGAGTGCCTGGAGCGCCGTCGAAGCGGCTGAAGCCGTGATGTCGGGCGCGCCGGCCGCTTACGCGCTGTGCCGCCCGCCCGGCCACCACGCTTTCGCCGATGTCGCCGGCGGCTTCTGCTTCATCAACAATTCGGCGGTCGCGGCACAGGTGCTGCGCAAGACGGCGGCGCGCGTGGCGATCCTCGATGTCGACTTGCACCACGGCAATGGCACGCAGGGCATTTTCTATGCGCGTGCGGACGTGCTCACCGTCTCGCTGCATGCCGACCCCGTGCGTTTCTATCCGTTCTTCTGGGGTCATGCCGACGAGCGTGGCGAAGGACCCGGCCTCGGCTATAATCTGAACCTGCCGCTGCCGCGCAAATCCGCCGACGCAGCCTTCCTGGAGGCACTTGGGACGGCGTTCCAGCGCATCCGCGCCTTTTCGCCAGACGCACTGGTCGTGGCCCTCGGCCTCGACGCCTTCGAGGGTGACCCCTTTGGCGGGCTTTCAGTGACGACGCCCGGCTTCTCGCGCATTGGCGAGGCCATCGCCAAGCTCGGCCTGCCGACGGTCATCGTCCAGGAAGGCGGCTATCTCTGCGATGAACTTGGCAAGAACCTCACCGCATTCCTCACCGGCTTCGGCGGCAAGGCGCGGTGA
- a CDS encoding aldo/keto reductase, protein MHKRRLGRTDLLVTQICLGSMTWGQQNTEAEGHAQMDLAFSRGVNFIDTAELYPIPPKAETQGRTEKIIGSWMKAKRNRDQVILASKVVGRTANTWFRGDRPSQLVRADIFDAVDKSLAKLGTDYLDLYQIHWPERDIPWGANPTRVGAVAPRSDSAGAPTDETPIAETLAVFEELVKVGKIRHFGLSNESSWGVMRFLGESDRGVGPRVASIQNAYNLVNRTFEVNLAEVCEREEVSLLAYSPLAQGYLTGKYDHGARPQGSRSQLFNRGQRYETPNAAEALLEYNELARSFGLEPALFANAYVSSRPFVTSNIVGATSVAQLDMALSSVDVVWTEEMQKAVDAIHQRVGNPCP, encoded by the coding sequence ATGCACAAACGCCGTCTCGGTCGGACCGATCTTCTTGTCACCCAGATTTGCCTGGGCTCGATGACCTGGGGCCAGCAGAACACCGAGGCTGAAGGCCACGCCCAGATGGACCTGGCTTTTTCTCGCGGCGTCAATTTCATCGACACCGCCGAGCTCTATCCCATCCCGCCCAAGGCGGAGACACAGGGGCGAACTGAAAAGATCATCGGCAGCTGGATGAAGGCCAAGCGCAACCGCGACCAAGTGATACTGGCTTCCAAGGTCGTCGGCCGCACGGCCAACACCTGGTTTCGCGGCGACCGGCCTTCGCAATTGGTGCGCGCTGATATCTTTGACGCCGTCGACAAGTCGCTGGCCAAGCTCGGCACCGACTATCTCGACCTCTATCAGATTCACTGGCCGGAGCGGGACATTCCCTGGGGCGCCAACCCGACACGCGTCGGCGCCGTTGCGCCACGCTCCGATTCCGCTGGCGCGCCGACCGACGAGACGCCGATCGCCGAGACGCTTGCGGTATTCGAGGAGTTGGTGAAGGTCGGCAAGATCCGTCATTTCGGCCTGTCGAACGAGAGCTCGTGGGGCGTGATGCGTTTCCTCGGCGAGAGCGACAGGGGCGTCGGCCCCCGCGTCGCGTCGATCCAGAACGCCTATAATCTCGTCAACCGCACCTTCGAGGTGAACCTCGCCGAGGTCTGCGAGCGCGAAGAGGTGTCGCTGCTCGCCTATTCGCCGCTGGCGCAGGGCTATCTGACTGGCAAGTATGATCATGGTGCGCGCCCGCAAGGCTCGCGCTCGCAACTGTTCAATCGCGGCCAGCGCTACGAGACGCCCAATGCGGCGGAAGCGCTGCTCGAGTACAACGAACTGGCGCGCTCCTTCGGCCTGGAGCCGGCCCTGTTTGCCAACGCCTATGTGTCGAGCCGTCCATTCGTGACGTCGAACATTGTCGGCGCCACAAGCGTTGCGCAGCTCGACATGGCGCTGTCTTCGGTGGACGTTGTTTGGACCGAGGAGATGCAGAAAGCGGTCGACGCCATCCACCAGCGCGTTGGCAACCCTTGCCCTTGA
- a CDS encoding cysteine desulfurase-like protein encodes MTFQIDALRGKFPALALTDKGRRRIYLDNPAGTQVPQAVADAVSRCLLTTNANLGGFFETTIAAQAVVDEAHQAMADFLGAKSPEEIIIGANMTTLTYHMSRTLGRTMKPGDEIILTRMDHEGNVSPWLQLAEDLGLVVRWLSFDEKTWQVEEATLAGLLSEKTRLVALNYASNLTGSINRVKALTAIARKAGALVYVDAVQFAPHGLVDVQELGCDFLICSAYKFFGPHMGILWGRLDVIDGLKPYKCRCSSNGLPERFELGTPQIELMAGLTAAVDYFADLGAAAGEGGSRRQKIAKAFEVSIAYENPLAQRLIDGLSDISGLTIHGITDRKRLGDRVPTVSFTVEGIVPETIVRQMNAENIFLWSGHNYAWEIVHQLGIPAEHGVVRIGIAHYNTASEIDETLESVHRVIAMLRQQRS; translated from the coding sequence ATGACATTTCAGATCGACGCCTTGCGCGGGAAATTTCCAGCACTTGCCCTGACCGACAAGGGCCGCCGCCGCATCTATCTCGACAACCCCGCCGGCACGCAGGTGCCGCAAGCGGTGGCCGATGCGGTGTCGCGCTGCCTGCTGACCACCAACGCCAATCTTGGCGGCTTCTTCGAGACCACCATTGCCGCGCAGGCCGTCGTCGACGAGGCCCATCAGGCCATGGCCGATTTCCTCGGTGCCAAGAGCCCTGAGGAGATCATCATCGGCGCCAACATGACGACGCTGACCTATCACATGTCGCGTACGCTCGGCCGTACGATGAAGCCGGGCGACGAGATCATCCTCACCCGCATGGACCATGAGGGCAATGTTTCGCCCTGGCTGCAACTGGCCGAGGATCTCGGCCTCGTCGTGCGCTGGCTGTCGTTCGACGAAAAGACCTGGCAAGTCGAAGAGGCGACGCTGGCCGGGCTGCTTTCCGAGAAGACGCGACTGGTCGCGTTGAACTATGCCAGCAACCTGACGGGCTCGATCAACCGCGTGAAAGCTCTGACCGCCATCGCCAGGAAGGCCGGTGCTCTCGTCTATGTCGATGCCGTGCAGTTCGCGCCGCATGGCCTCGTGGATGTACAAGAGCTCGGCTGCGATTTCCTGATCTGCTCGGCCTACAAATTCTTCGGCCCGCACATGGGCATATTGTGGGGTCGGCTAGATGTCATCGATGGTCTGAAACCCTACAAATGCCGCTGCTCGTCCAACGGCCTGCCGGAGCGGTTCGAACTCGGCACGCCGCAGATCGAATTGATGGCCGGTCTCACCGCAGCCGTAGACTACTTCGCCGATCTCGGCGCCGCAGCGGGCGAGGGTGGTTCGCGACGGCAGAAGATCGCCAAAGCGTTCGAGGTCTCGATCGCTTACGAAAACCCGCTGGCGCAAAGGCTGATCGACGGCCTGTCCGATATTTCAGGCCTGACCATCCACGGCATCACCGATCGCAAGCGGCTCGGTGATCGTGTGCCGACAGTTTCCTTCACCGTTGAAGGCATCGTGCCGGAGACGATCGTGCGGCAGATGAACGCCGAAAACATCTTCCTGTGGTCGGGCCACAATTACGCCTGGGAGATCGTCCACCAGCTCGGCATTCCGGCCGAGCATGGTGTCGTGCGCATCGGTATCGCGCACTACAACACGGCGTCGGAAATCGACGAGACGCTGGAGAGCGTGCATCGGGTGATCGCCATGCTCAGGCAGCAGCGGTCCTGA